One part of the Bdellovibrio bacteriovorus genome encodes these proteins:
- a CDS encoding tail fiber domain-containing protein, with protein sequence MLKNAVAMWPVLFFSIVAQAAPNTLTYQGRIVKSDGMPLEYNNVSFLFEIKSEDGLCVYYREQKNGVNMTNSKGVFDVPLGTGTKLFPTSGSVGLKEVFDNSTTLDCADVNNNVASSKGPIATQARRLSVQFHDGVGWNLITPDNEIRSVPYAHFASSALKLGNYSATDFVRTNALPAAACSAGQVVFFDGSDFTCVTDAGGTGVISDVLAGTGVTVTGTTSKTVNVTYGTTTGTAAQGNDSRITGAFQSATNLGGDLSGTLPNPTVAKIQGIAVATTTPQTGQVYRYGATELEPVYFGVDDLRTSTGLAQFATSCTASQTLTWSAVTDAFTCSNITGLDADVITAGTIDAARLPSSVTLPQIAAPAISAAEEGRIYFDSTEKKFKVSQGGSAYTDLVSAVTFPLRGASGSAGQPSYSFTTDTDTGMFNLGSNSIALSTGGTSRYQISDKMHRMGDMGSGTNNPSGFAFDSRYYGGGSSYHTGRFTVTGSNTFTANAGISGPAAGFSNSVSGTVAVSGDQGAMEGTSLMSVSGGFTGTAYGVRGTTTLSTPSSVPSTTVVGLQTGLWGLAKMGNTANLPTALKVNAITSDFLLDGTTGNGVTVDQGAGLEIRSSISSFDTLNQFTGVMIRAPTGTGTITSKYAILTEANAGSVGIGTLTPAYMLHVNGTAGGTSWANTSDRRFKRNIATIDSSLEKVLQLRGVTYDWRTEEFPQKNFEKGQQVGLIAQEVQAVFPDVVTKDNDGFLAVQYANLVAPLIEAMKEFHAKWNSENEALKAENAILKQQVQALQKWACQQDPTADFCR encoded by the coding sequence ATGCTTAAGAATGCTGTCGCCATGTGGCCCGTTTTGTTTTTCTCAATTGTTGCACAAGCTGCCCCCAACACACTGACTTATCAAGGGCGCATCGTTAAATCCGACGGTATGCCTTTGGAATACAACAACGTCAGCTTCCTATTTGAGATCAAATCCGAAGACGGCCTGTGCGTTTACTATCGTGAACAAAAAAACGGTGTGAACATGACGAACTCCAAAGGGGTTTTTGATGTGCCGCTGGGGACCGGGACGAAACTTTTTCCCACTTCCGGCAGCGTGGGCCTTAAAGAGGTCTTTGATAACTCCACCACTTTGGACTGCGCTGATGTGAACAACAATGTCGCCAGCAGCAAAGGTCCGATCGCCACTCAAGCTCGCAGACTGAGCGTGCAGTTTCATGACGGTGTTGGCTGGAATCTAATCACTCCCGACAACGAAATCCGCTCGGTGCCTTATGCGCACTTTGCCTCTTCGGCGTTGAAACTTGGAAACTATTCCGCCACCGATTTCGTGCGCACCAATGCCTTGCCCGCCGCCGCTTGCAGCGCAGGACAGGTGGTGTTTTTTGACGGCAGCGATTTCACCTGTGTCACCGACGCGGGCGGGACCGGTGTCATTTCTGATGTATTGGCTGGAACCGGCGTCACTGTCACCGGCACCACCAGCAAAACCGTGAACGTCACCTACGGCACGACAACTGGCACTGCGGCTCAAGGCAATGACAGCCGTATCACGGGTGCGTTCCAGTCAGCCACGAACCTGGGGGGCGATCTCAGCGGAACTCTTCCTAATCCGACTGTGGCAAAAATCCAGGGCATTGCCGTGGCGACAACAACTCCCCAAACAGGACAGGTTTATCGCTATGGAGCAACGGAACTTGAGCCAGTGTACTTTGGCGTTGATGATTTGCGTACGTCAACTGGGCTTGCGCAATTCGCAACCTCCTGTACGGCTTCTCAGACTCTGACCTGGTCGGCAGTCACAGATGCTTTTACTTGCTCGAACATCACGGGTCTTGATGCCGATGTGATTACGGCCGGCACGATTGACGCCGCCCGATTGCCTTCATCGGTGACTTTGCCACAGATCGCAGCACCGGCAATCTCAGCAGCCGAAGAAGGCCGTATCTATTTTGATTCCACCGAGAAAAAATTCAAAGTTTCTCAAGGCGGTTCGGCCTATACGGATCTGGTTTCTGCCGTCACCTTCCCGCTACGAGGTGCCAGTGGAAGTGCGGGGCAACCTAGCTATTCCTTCACCACCGACACCGACACCGGAATGTTCAACCTCGGTTCCAATTCAATTGCCCTCAGTACAGGTGGCACGTCCCGCTATCAGATCTCAGACAAGATGCATAGAATGGGTGATATGGGATCAGGAACCAACAACCCTTCGGGTTTTGCGTTTGATTCCCGGTACTACGGAGGCGGCAGCAGCTATCACACCGGCCGCTTTACCGTCACTGGCAGCAACACTTTCACAGCAAATGCCGGGATCTCCGGACCTGCGGCAGGCTTCTCCAACTCCGTTTCCGGCACGGTTGCCGTCAGCGGTGATCAGGGCGCAATGGAAGGAACCAGCCTCATGAGCGTTTCAGGAGGCTTCACAGGAACCGCCTACGGTGTTCGTGGAACAACCACACTCAGCACACCCAGCTCTGTCCCGTCAACGACCGTTGTCGGTCTGCAAACAGGCCTTTGGGGTCTGGCGAAAATGGGTAACACTGCCAACCTACCGACAGCTCTTAAAGTCAACGCCATCACCTCGGACTTTCTGCTTGATGGCACCACAGGCAACGGAGTCACTGTCGATCAAGGCGCCGGACTTGAAATCAGATCCAGCATTTCTTCCTTCGACACTTTAAATCAATTTACGGGTGTGATGATTCGCGCTCCTACGGGCACAGGCACGATCACCAGTAAATACGCGATTCTGACTGAAGCCAATGCCGGTTCAGTCGGCATCGGCACCCTGACGCCCGCCTACATGCTGCATGTGAATGGAACCGCGGGTGGCACTTCGTGGGCCAACACTTCAGACCGCCGTTTCAAACGCAATATCGCCACCATTGATTCCAGTCTTGAAAAAGTTCTGCAACTGCGTGGTGTGACCTATGACTGGCGAACCGAAGAATTCCCGCAAAAGAATTTTGAAAAAGGCCAGCAAGTGGGCTTGATCGCGCAAGAGGTTCAAGCCGTGTTCCCGGATGTCGTTACGAAAGACAACGACGGTTTCTTGGCTGTTCAATACGCCAACCTTGTTGCTCCTTTGATAGAGGCGATGAAAGAATTCCACGCAAAATGGAACTCTGAAAATGAAGCTTTGAAAGCGGAAAACGCCATTCTGAAGCAGCAGGTTCAGGCCCTGCAAAAGTGGGCTTGCCAGCAGGACCCAACGGCGGACTTCTGCCGCTAA
- a CDS encoding MerR family transcriptional regulator produces MMTTTTTMSNPSLEVESSELSLGDHHIDFIEQAEVATSVPVTATSPISIPAMLCDEKLLEEINAIPDKMGFKIGDVAEILGIKQYVLRYWETEFEVLRPKKASNNQRMYTRKDVENALLIRKLLHRDRFSIEGARNAMKELKAHVKKEKDMTQVYHKLEGINEAVEDLILDIRRVRQIFK; encoded by the coding sequence ATGATGACGACTACGACGACAATGAGTAATCCGTCCCTGGAGGTCGAAAGTTCTGAACTTTCACTAGGGGACCATCATATTGATTTCATCGAGCAGGCTGAAGTTGCCACTTCAGTCCCGGTGACGGCGACCTCTCCGATTTCCATCCCAGCCATGCTGTGTGATGAAAAACTTCTGGAAGAGATCAACGCGATCCCGGACAAGATGGGTTTCAAAATCGGCGACGTGGCCGAAATCCTGGGCATCAAACAATATGTTTTGCGCTACTGGGAAACAGAGTTTGAAGTTCTTCGCCCGAAAAAGGCGTCCAACAACCAGCGTATGTATACGCGCAAGGATGTTGAAAACGCTCTTCTGATCCGCAAGCTTTTGCACCGTGACCGCTTCTCTATCGAGGGCGCACGTAACGCGATGAAAGAGCTGAAAGCGCACGTGAAGAAAGAAAAAGACATGACCCAAGTTTACCATAAACTTGAGGGCATCAACGAAGCGGTGGAGGACTTGATCCTGGATATCCGCAGAGTCCGTCAGATTTTCAAATAG
- a CDS encoding integration host factor subunit alpha, whose product MTKADIVENVYQKIGFSKKEASELVELVFDTLKTVLQDGEKVKISGFGNFVVRGKNERIGRNPQTGEQIKISARRVLTFRPSQVLKAMLNGEEYAHLKDEDDDDDYDDNE is encoded by the coding sequence GTGACTAAGGCCGATATCGTCGAGAACGTATATCAGAAGATTGGTTTCTCCAAAAAAGAGGCTTCTGAATTGGTGGAACTTGTTTTCGACACCTTGAAGACTGTTCTTCAAGATGGCGAAAAAGTTAAGATTTCTGGTTTCGGTAATTTCGTTGTTCGTGGCAAAAACGAGCGCATTGGTCGCAACCCTCAGACAGGGGAGCAGATCAAGATCTCTGCACGCCGTGTTCTTACCTTCCGTCCGTCTCAAGTTTTGAAGGCGATGCTGAATGGTGAGGAATACGCTCACTTGAAAGATGAGGACGATGATGACGACTACGACGACAATGAGTAA
- the pheT gene encoding phenylalanine--tRNA ligase subunit beta, which translates to MKISLKWLHDYVDVTEFFQKPEVLAEALTRGGLEVEEITNRAKDFNHVVIGHILEKDKHPNADKLSLCRVSTGEGVVHQIVCGAQNHKAGDRVIVALPGAVLPGNFAIKKSAVRGVDSAGMLCSLKELGLATESEGIAILPADAPVGKAYAEYGGYDDVTFELKVTANRADCLSHFGLAREVSTLFGKELKVPSTEVKTNGKSTKSEIALDVKAFDLCPRYAGRFLKGVKVGPSPAWLKSRLESVGMNSINNIVDVTNYVMLELGQPLHAFDAAFINGKKIIVDRATAGEKFITLDGTEIALSGAELTIRDANHPVCLAGVVGGKNSGVSDSTTEVFLEAAYFLPMSARKTSRSHGIDTDSSYRFARGVDPDGTLRGLNRAAALILEVAGGEAYADHHDFYPNPVKKAPVTITIKTVSERLGYEAEEHKFVDFMKRLGCEITKNGETFTVLPPTFRFDIEQDMDLVEEYARLNGYEHIPEALPALAAAPSFQDKTFMLNRTTSELLRGEGFQQAVNFAFVGSKAQKAFLGSLESMKAAGLTVTEKEIRILNPLNEEMDVMRGSLSFGLFRNLNNNFHSGNMQGRLFEMGSTFHVKEDGGFAEGSRVGMAIWGRASNLWNKSLDYPVVYELKAAVEVLLKSLNISSYTWVTPANKSEVPGFLHQGQFAQLLVEGKKVGFIGTVHPLLLEDNKIRVPAALAELDLDQLYKGQPRPYRIQSVSKFPVVERDFAFVMPKTLKVGDVLKDIRKAGAGLLLNVDVFDLYEGDKMEAGKKSVAIRIWLQDKNATLQETQINETTTKILESLKKNFDLSVR; encoded by the coding sequence ATGAAGATCAGCTTAAAATGGCTCCATGATTATGTAGACGTGACCGAATTCTTCCAAAAGCCAGAAGTCCTGGCGGAAGCATTGACCCGTGGCGGTTTGGAGGTTGAAGAAATCACCAATCGTGCGAAAGACTTCAATCACGTGGTGATTGGTCACATCCTTGAAAAAGACAAACACCCGAATGCTGACAAGCTTTCTTTGTGCCGTGTTTCTACGGGCGAGGGCGTTGTTCATCAGATCGTGTGTGGCGCACAAAACCACAAAGCTGGCGACCGTGTGATCGTGGCTTTGCCGGGTGCGGTTTTGCCGGGGAACTTTGCGATTAAAAAATCCGCAGTTCGTGGCGTGGATTCTGCCGGGATGCTGTGCTCTTTGAAAGAGCTGGGCCTGGCGACGGAATCGGAAGGCATCGCGATTTTGCCAGCGGATGCTCCGGTGGGTAAAGCGTACGCTGAATACGGCGGTTATGATGACGTGACTTTCGAATTGAAAGTCACGGCGAACCGTGCGGACTGTCTGTCTCACTTTGGTCTGGCACGCGAAGTTTCGACATTGTTCGGGAAAGAACTGAAAGTTCCTTCCACAGAAGTCAAAACCAACGGCAAATCCACCAAGTCTGAAATTGCTTTGGACGTTAAAGCCTTCGATCTGTGCCCGCGTTACGCGGGCCGTTTCTTGAAGGGTGTGAAAGTGGGCCCAAGCCCGGCTTGGTTGAAATCCCGCCTTGAAAGCGTGGGCATGAATTCCATCAACAACATCGTGGACGTGACAAACTACGTGATGTTGGAGCTGGGTCAGCCGTTGCACGCTTTTGATGCGGCTTTCATCAACGGCAAAAAAATCATCGTGGACCGTGCAACAGCGGGTGAAAAATTCATCACTTTGGACGGAACCGAAATCGCCCTGAGCGGCGCTGAACTGACCATTCGTGATGCCAATCATCCGGTGTGTCTGGCGGGCGTTGTGGGTGGTAAAAACTCTGGCGTTTCTGATTCCACGACCGAAGTGTTCCTGGAAGCTGCTTACTTCCTGCCGATGAGTGCGCGTAAAACTTCACGTTCGCACGGTATCGACACGGATTCCTCTTACCGCTTTGCCCGGGGTGTGGATCCGGATGGAACTTTGCGCGGTTTGAACCGTGCAGCGGCTTTGATTCTGGAAGTGGCGGGTGGCGAAGCGTATGCTGACCATCATGACTTCTATCCAAACCCGGTGAAAAAAGCGCCAGTGACGATCACCATTAAAACGGTGTCTGAACGTTTGGGTTATGAAGCGGAAGAACACAAATTCGTCGATTTCATGAAACGGCTGGGGTGTGAGATCACTAAAAATGGTGAGACCTTCACCGTGCTTCCTCCGACCTTCCGCTTTGATATCGAACAAGACATGGACCTGGTCGAAGAATACGCTCGCCTGAATGGGTATGAGCATATTCCAGAGGCGTTGCCTGCTTTGGCGGCAGCTCCGAGCTTCCAGGACAAGACCTTTATGTTGAACCGTACCACCAGCGAACTTTTGCGTGGTGAGGGCTTCCAGCAGGCAGTGAACTTTGCCTTTGTCGGCTCCAAAGCTCAGAAAGCTTTCCTGGGTTCTTTGGAATCCATGAAAGCAGCGGGCCTGACGGTGACTGAAAAAGAGATCCGCATCCTGAATCCTCTGAACGAGGAAATGGACGTGATGCGTGGTTCTTTGAGCTTTGGTCTGTTCAGAAACCTGAACAACAACTTCCACTCTGGCAACATGCAGGGGCGTCTGTTTGAAATGGGCAGCACCTTCCATGTGAAAGAGGACGGCGGTTTTGCTGAAGGCAGCCGTGTGGGGATGGCGATCTGGGGTCGCGCCAGCAACCTTTGGAACAAATCTCTGGATTATCCGGTTGTTTATGAACTTAAAGCGGCAGTTGAAGTGCTGTTGAAGTCTTTGAATATCTCTTCTTACACTTGGGTGACTCCGGCGAATAAGTCTGAGGTTCCGGGGTTCTTGCACCAAGGGCAGTTCGCTCAGTTGTTGGTGGAAGGTAAGAAAGTGGGCTTCATCGGGACCGTGCATCCGTTGCTTTTGGAAGACAATAAGATCCGTGTTCCTGCGGCTTTGGCTGAATTGGATCTGGATCAGCTTTATAAAGGCCAGCCTCGTCCATACCGTATCCAAAGCGTGTCCAAGTTCCCGGTAGTGGAGCGTGACTTTGCCTTTGTGATGCCAAAAACCCTGAAAGTCGGCGATGTCCTAAAAGACATCCGCAAGGCGGGAGCAGGTCTTCTTTTGAATGTGGACGTCTTTGACTTGTATGAAGGCGATAAGATGGAAGCGGGCAAAAAATCCGTCGCCATCCGTATCTGGCTGCAGGATAAGAATGCCACACTGCAAGAAACCCAGATTAACGAGACAACAACCAAGATTCTAGAGAGTTTGAAGAAGAATTTTGATCTTTCTGTGAGATAA
- the pheS gene encoding phenylalanine--tRNA ligase subunit alpha, which yields MSTTKLDSIKDNALAAFKAAPSSKDLYDLKVQYLGKSGSLTEIMKEMASLPKEEKPLFGKKVNEVKQLLEAAYTEAEDALKKQEISAKMAAEEIDMTLPAFSQPKGTAHPVNIVVEEIFTVMSRLGYSIRTGPMIEKDYYNFEALNIPADHPARDMADTFFVDKTHVLRTHTSPIQIHSLENEELPLRVIGTGPVFRCDSDISHLPNFHQIEALCVDEKISMADLKGTISFFVREFFGPGLKTRFRPSYFPFTEPSAEVDCSCPICKGKGCSLCKQSGWIEIGGCGLVNPKVFQAAKIEYPKWQGFAFGFGVERMAIIKYGIEDIRLFPENDVRFLRQFVK from the coding sequence ATGTCGACGACCAAACTTGATTCCATCAAAGATAACGCCCTGGCGGCCTTTAAAGCGGCCCCCAGCTCCAAAGACCTCTATGATCTGAAAGTTCAGTACCTGGGTAAAAGCGGGTCCCTGACTGAAATCATGAAAGAAATGGCTTCTTTGCCGAAAGAGGAAAAACCTCTTTTTGGTAAAAAAGTGAACGAAGTGAAGCAGCTTCTAGAAGCCGCTTACACCGAGGCCGAAGATGCTCTTAAAAAACAAGAGATCTCTGCAAAAATGGCGGCTGAGGAAATCGACATGACCTTGCCGGCGTTCTCTCAACCAAAAGGGACTGCGCACCCGGTGAACATCGTGGTGGAAGAAATCTTCACTGTGATGTCCCGCCTGGGTTACAGCATCCGCACCGGTCCGATGATCGAAAAGGATTACTATAACTTTGAAGCCCTGAACATCCCGGCGGACCACCCGGCGCGAGACATGGCGGATACCTTCTTCGTCGACAAAACCCACGTTCTAAGAACTCACACGTCTCCGATTCAAATCCATTCTTTGGAAAATGAAGAACTTCCACTGCGTGTGATCGGCACGGGTCCGGTGTTCCGTTGCGACAGTGATATTTCACATCTTCCGAATTTCCACCAGATTGAAGCTTTGTGCGTGGATGAGAAAATCTCCATGGCGGACCTGAAAGGGACCATCAGCTTCTTCGTGCGTGAATTTTTCGGCCCGGGTCTGAAAACCCGTTTCCGTCCCAGCTATTTCCCTTTCACCGAACCTTCGGCGGAAGTCGACTGTTCTTGCCCGATCTGCAAGGGCAAAGGCTGTTCTTTGTGCAAACAAAGCGGCTGGATTGAAATCGGCGGTTGCGGTCTGGTGAACCCGAAAGTGTTCCAGGCAGCTAAAATTGAATATCCTAAATGGCAGGGCTTTGCTTTCGGCTTTGGTGTTGAGCGCATGGCCATCATCAAGTACGGCATCGAAGACATCCGCTTGTTCCCTGAAAACGACGTAAGATTCTTAAGGCAGTTTGTAAAATGA
- a CDS encoding 16S rRNA (guanine(527)-N(7))-methyltransferase RsmG: MAHKNKTNYSPYKARQEARHGSKGAGAPPATSNMGRHKKPETIYDIHEANDRLADVFRNHGFDLVSHSQRQQLAHFYRLLMLNQEKENFTRLLKLRDVAIKHFIDSIIIMKYTDLQFPLLDVGTGPGFPGIPLKIMYPDQQILLGEGVQRRVEFLKHVRSEMKLQKLDILGRNINKHCVYPVRGAITRAVEDIGNTLGNVISCLEIGGRVYFMKGPGVGPEIEAAKKDWAEYYKLVQDVAYSLPQTPHERRLVVYEKIKNMPLPEEDEGEELLMDELSNEEKRRWAKY; encoded by the coding sequence ATGGCCCATAAGAACAAGACCAACTACAGCCCGTATAAAGCCCGCCAAGAAGCCCGTCATGGGTCCAAAGGCGCTGGCGCACCTCCTGCGACCTCCAACATGGGCCGCCATAAGAAACCAGAGACGATCTATGACATCCATGAGGCCAATGATCGCCTTGCTGATGTCTTCCGCAATCACGGATTTGATCTGGTCAGCCACAGCCAAAGGCAGCAACTGGCGCACTTTTACCGCCTTTTGATGCTGAATCAGGAAAAAGAGAACTTCACGCGCCTGTTGAAACTGCGCGATGTCGCGATCAAACACTTTATCGACAGCATCATCATCATGAAATACACGGACCTTCAGTTCCCATTGCTGGACGTGGGCACCGGGCCGGGCTTCCCGGGAATTCCGCTTAAAATCATGTACCCGGATCAGCAGATCCTTTTGGGTGAAGGCGTTCAGCGCCGTGTGGAATTCTTAAAACATGTCCGCAGCGAGATGAAGCTACAAAAGCTTGACATCCTGGGCCGCAACATCAACAAGCACTGTGTTTACCCTGTCCGCGGCGCCATCACCCGCGCAGTTGAAGATATTGGCAACACCCTTGGGAACGTGATCAGCTGCCTTGAAATCGGCGGCCGCGTTTATTTCATGAAAGGCCCCGGCGTGGGTCCTGAGATTGAAGCTGCGAAAAAAGACTGGGCCGAGTACTACAAACTGGTTCAGGACGTGGCGTATTCCCTGCCGCAGACCCCACATGAACGTCGCTTGGTCGTTTATGAAAAAATCAAGAACATGCCTTTGCCGGAAGAAGACGAAGGCGAAGAGCTTTTGATGGACGAACTTTCCAACGAAGAAAAAAGACGCTGGGCTAAATACTGA
- a CDS encoding winged helix-turn-helix domain-containing protein — translation MSDSTQNTSLQLARLQHRKGALHEARLLSEEAMVEASARGQSQDWIESARLYFQCCHELEELSEAQSVIDQTINLSRNTSDERLQGMAENLIGSWLLANGKLQESQDYINSAIEKATQSGDLDTLVRALFTNAMSRAFEPAQFAQSLLQLNKLDTILAEMDNAEMQLTSRLLRTHIFTQTGKLEAANDLLWDCYEQAKLHGFHLLISRILAQMAFVNRELGNKEAYRIYAELALRGTDKTRLPRVYKFIRQMCPEDIVRNAPQFDFQIDEAARSVQERTKGLIDFRNQHILFDLALLFIKKAGTRYSKEDLIEIIWQQAYDPELHDNLIYVSIKRLRALLEPDMESPRYILRDRKGYYFNPQSSVHFRQSEEATL, via the coding sequence ATGTCTGACTCCACCCAGAACACCTCATTGCAACTGGCACGTTTGCAGCACCGTAAAGGGGCGCTGCACGAGGCCCGTTTATTGAGCGAAGAGGCCATGGTGGAAGCCTCGGCCCGCGGACAGTCCCAAGACTGGATTGAATCCGCCCGTCTTTACTTCCAGTGTTGTCATGAGTTGGAAGAGCTTTCTGAAGCTCAATCCGTTATTGATCAAACGATCAATTTAAGCCGAAACACTTCGGATGAGCGCTTGCAGGGCATGGCTGAAAACCTGATCGGCTCCTGGCTTTTGGCCAACGGCAAATTGCAGGAATCTCAAGACTACATCAACTCAGCCATTGAGAAAGCCACACAATCTGGCGATCTCGACACCTTGGTGCGCGCGCTGTTCACCAATGCAATGTCCCGCGCCTTTGAACCCGCTCAATTTGCTCAAAGCCTGCTGCAACTGAACAAACTCGACACCATTCTGGCAGAGATGGACAACGCTGAAATGCAGCTGACGTCGCGTCTGTTGCGCACCCATATCTTCACCCAAACCGGGAAGCTGGAAGCTGCGAATGATCTTTTGTGGGACTGCTATGAACAGGCCAAACTGCACGGCTTCCACCTGCTGATTTCCCGTATTCTGGCGCAGATGGCCTTTGTAAACCGCGAACTGGGCAACAAAGAAGCCTATCGCATTTACGCCGAACTGGCTTTGCGTGGAACCGACAAAACCCGTCTGCCGCGCGTTTATAAATTCATCCGTCAAATGTGCCCTGAAGATATTGTTCGCAATGCACCTCAGTTTGATTTCCAGATCGACGAGGCGGCGCGCAGTGTTCAGGAGCGCACCAAGGGCCTGATTGACTTCCGCAATCAGCATATTCTTTTTGACCTGGCTTTATTGTTCATCAAAAAAGCCGGCACCCGTTATTCCAAGGAAGATCTGATAGAAATCATCTGGCAGCAGGCTTATGACCCTGAACTGCATGACAATCTGATTTACGTTTCGATCAAACGTCTGCGCGCCCTGCTTGAGCCTGACATGGAAAGCCCAAGATACATCCTGCGCGACCGCAAAGGTTATTACTTTAATCCGCAATCATCTGTGCACTTCAGACAATCGGAGGAAGCTACTTTATGA
- a CDS encoding TrmH family RNA methyltransferase → MIEISSKTNDHFRRWSDLSSARGIKKHSEFILMGEKLIEEFLENPNFRIKGEIVHEDLKSVTMTAPKLKGQRIPVFKLPKALFNEIDVVGTHYNLLVLEPKEIAPLTAAKAEGLEVISPLGDPSNLGALARSSLAFGASKMILTEESCSPYHPKAIKASAGALLKLPLFKIGKFADFVSNNDQIYALDMKGESVANFKWPKNVRIALGEEGPGFSGIKNLQRLSVATQSVESLNATVAGSIALYSYSCQHR, encoded by the coding sequence GTGATTGAAATCAGCTCTAAAACCAACGACCATTTCCGCCGCTGGAGCGACCTCAGCTCTGCGCGCGGAATTAAAAAGCATTCTGAATTTATTCTGATGGGCGAAAAGCTGATCGAAGAGTTTTTGGAAAACCCGAACTTCCGCATCAAGGGTGAAATCGTGCACGAGGACCTGAAGTCCGTGACGATGACCGCGCCTAAGCTTAAAGGCCAGCGCATCCCGGTTTTCAAACTGCCCAAAGCACTGTTTAACGAAATTGACGTCGTGGGCACGCACTACAATCTTCTGGTTCTGGAACCGAAAGAGATCGCTCCGCTTACAGCTGCAAAAGCTGAAGGCCTGGAAGTGATCTCCCCCTTGGGCGATCCTTCCAACCTGGGCGCTTTGGCGCGTTCCTCTTTGGCATTTGGTGCGAGCAAAATGATTCTGACCGAAGAAAGCTGTTCCCCGTACCATCCCAAAGCGATCAAGGCTTCCGCGGGGGCTTTGCTGAAACTGCCGTTGTTTAAGATCGGTAAATTTGCAGACTTTGTTTCCAACAATGATCAGATCTATGCTTTGGACATGAAGGGCGAAAGTGTCGCGAATTTCAAATGGCCGAAAAATGTGCGTATTGCCTTGGGCGAAGAAGGTCCTGGCTTCAGTGGGATTAAGAACCTGCAGCGCCTGTCTGTAGCTACCCAGAGCGTGGAATCCCTGAATGCCACCGTCGCTGGCAGTATTGCGCTGTACAGCTACTCTTGTCAGCACCGCTAA
- a CDS encoding DNA alkylation repair protein, with product MKKKSGISQALSAVSQLQKDVQSHADASRAVVLQRFFKTGKGEYAEGDVFLGLTVPQSRKIAKKYASALSLKELDSLVKSANHEERLIALLILVSQFQEATEKEQARIFKLYIKNSKYVNNWDLVDTSAPAIVGGYLLNRDRSVLQELATSKNLWQRRIAMLATFHFIYNGESADTLKIAKLLLKDEHDLIHKAVGWMLREMGKRVSEEKLLKFLDQYAAKMPRTMLRYSLEKLPAEKRRHYMNK from the coding sequence ATGAAGAAAAAGTCAGGCATTTCGCAAGCATTGTCAGCGGTATCGCAGCTGCAAAAGGACGTTCAAAGTCATGCGGATGCCAGTCGCGCCGTCGTCTTGCAAAGATTCTTCAAAACCGGAAAAGGCGAGTATGCTGAGGGCGATGTCTTTTTAGGTCTGACCGTTCCGCAAAGCCGTAAAATCGCCAAAAAGTATGCTTCCGCTCTTAGTTTGAAAGAGCTTGATAGTCTGGTGAAGTCCGCGAATCACGAAGAGCGTCTGATAGCTCTGCTGATTTTGGTGTCGCAGTTTCAAGAGGCCACTGAAAAAGAACAAGCCCGTATCTTTAAGCTTTATATCAAGAATTCAAAGTACGTGAACAACTGGGACCTGGTGGACACCTCCGCACCAGCCATTGTTGGTGGCTATCTGCTGAATCGAGATCGTTCTGTTTTGCAGGAACTTGCGACATCCAAGAACCTGTGGCAGCGCCGGATTGCCATGCTGGCGACTTTTCATTTTATCTATAATGGCGAGTCCGCCGACACGCTTAAGATCGCAAAGCTTCTGTTGAAGGACGAGCACGACCTGATTCACAAGGCGGTGGGCTGGATGTTGCGGGAAATGGGTAAAAGAGTCAGCGAAGAAAAACTGCTGAAGTTTCTGGATCAATATGCGGCCAAGATGCCAAGAACGATGCTGCGCTATTCTTTGGAAAAGCTGCCTGCAGAAAAACGCAGGCATTACATGAATAAATAA